One window of Nicotiana tomentosiformis chromosome 11, ASM39032v3, whole genome shotgun sequence genomic DNA carries:
- the LOC104104917 gene encoding CASP-like protein 2C1, which produces MILKITGRCKISFINACCLCHYFFHSINSQRSENQRRSRGRQLQNNSEKDHNMDIVRKEGFLRLFAILFLVLTACLMGFDSQTKLLFDTVERKASFKDLNALFVLVWIDAAVASYNVLQVLRCFLIPTTSKGDIKQMSYKNYWLFFFLDQAAVYTVFAAQSAAVEASAIALAGVRSLQWMKLCNRFTRFCIQIGGALLCGYAAILLLVVVSSLSAFQLFRLYSPKKFLQLKGKLNDDHLLSM; this is translated from the exons ATGATTTTGAAAATTACAGGAAGATGCAAAATAAGTTTTATAAATGCATGTTGCCTTTGCCATTATTTTTTTCATTCAATTAATTCACAACGATCTGAGAACCAAAGACGAAGCAGAGGAAGACAGCTACAGAACAACAGTGAAAAGGATCATAATATGGATATTGTAAGAAAAGAGGGTTTCTTGAGGCTATTTGCAATTTTATTCTTGGTTTTGACTgcttgtttgatgggatttgattCTCAAACTAAACTCCTCTTTGATACAGTCGAAAGAAAAGCCAGCTTCAAAGATCTGAATGCCTTGTT TGTTTTGGTGTGGATTGATGCTGCAGTTGCCAGTTATAATGTACTCCAAGTGTTAAGATGTTTCCTCATTCCAACTACTTCGAAGGGAGATATTAAACAAATGTCTTACAAGAACTATTGGCTGTTTTTCTTCTTAGACCAG GCAGCTGTGTACACAGTATTTGCAGCACAATCAGCAGCAGTTGAAGCATCAGCAATAGCATTGGCTGGAGTGAGAAGTTTGCAATGGATGAAACTTTGCAATAGATTCACAAGGTTCTGTATCCAAATTGGAGGTGCTTTATTATGTGGCTATGCTGCTATCCTTCTATTGGTTGTGGTCTCCTCACTTTCTGCCTTTCAATTATTCAGACTCTACTCACCTAAGAAGTTCCTTCAACTTAAAGGCAAATTAAATGATGATCACCTGCTTTCTATGTAA